Proteins encoded by one window of Bacillus sp. DTU_2020_1000418_1_SI_GHA_SEK_038:
- the prmC gene encoding peptide chain release factor N(5)-glutamine methyltransferase, which yields MSNQAKKVYEALQWASSFLKEKNRDDNAGEILLQHYMRMDRSIFLASLREELEAQVFEDFKKAVLLHSEGKPVQYIIGSESFYGRDFKVNEDVLIPRPETEELVYHTLQRVGKLFGNREGLKLADIGTGSGAIAVTLKLENPDLAVTATDIYGPTLLLAGENARHLGADVRFIQGDLLKPFIDSGERFDIVLSNPPYIPDGDIEWMSEVVTEHEPHRALFAGVDGLNIYKRLAEELPLVVREQALIGFEVGAGQSEAVVSLLRQAFPQAKVEMVFDINGKDRMVFAEIGF from the coding sequence ATGAGTAATCAAGCTAAGAAAGTCTATGAAGCCCTCCAGTGGGCTTCTTCTTTTTTAAAAGAAAAAAATCGAGATGACAATGCGGGAGAAATACTATTGCAGCATTATATGAGAATGGACCGGTCAATATTTTTAGCTAGCCTGCGAGAAGAGCTTGAGGCGCAGGTTTTCGAGGATTTTAAGAAGGCGGTGCTTCTTCATAGTGAAGGTAAGCCAGTTCAGTATATTATTGGCTCCGAATCCTTTTATGGGCGGGATTTTAAAGTGAATGAGGATGTTCTCATTCCTCGTCCCGAAACGGAGGAGCTGGTTTATCATACGCTACAGAGGGTCGGGAAGCTTTTTGGAAATCGGGAAGGCCTTAAATTGGCGGATATTGGGACGGGGAGCGGGGCCATTGCTGTCACGTTGAAGCTGGAGAACCCTGATTTAGCTGTAACCGCGACAGATATTTATGGACCAACTCTGCTTTTAGCGGGGGAAAATGCGCGTCATCTTGGTGCTGACGTTCGGTTTATCCAAGGCGATCTACTGAAGCCTTTTATTGATAGCGGCGAGAGGTTTGATATTGTTCTTTCCAATCCTCCGTATATTCCGGATGGGGATATTGAATGGATGTCAGAAGTTGTGACTGAGCATGAGCCGCACCGAGCACTTTTTGCTGGAGTTGATGGTTTGAATATTTATAAAAGGCTAGCGGAGGAGCTTCCGCTTGTAGTCCGCGAACAGGCGCTAATTGGTTTTGAAGTAGGGGCAGGTCAAAGTGAAGCTGTTGTCAGTCTGCTGAGGCAAGCCTTTCCACAGGCGAAAGTTGAGATGGTTTTTGATATAAATGGGAAGGACCGAATGGTGTTTGCGGAGATTGGTTTTTAG
- the spoIIR gene encoding stage II sporulation protein R, which yields MKTKTAVKLYIIILCLGTILSLYIPQNETLAEDQLVIPNEAIRLRILANSDREADQVLKRQVRDAVNAEITNWVEELTSIDEARNLLQSKLPEIQEIAEQVVAESQSEQEVKVNFSKVDFPTKLYGQFLYPAGEYEAILISLGDAQGANWWCVLFPPLCFLDFSNGVAVSDGFEEEGTKETAAAADNKQEKEEKTPPVYTEEDEQPVKVKFFLVELWEKIFG from the coding sequence ATGAAAACAAAAACAGCGGTAAAATTATATATAATTATCTTATGTTTAGGAACTATTTTAAGTTTATATATACCACAAAATGAAACATTGGCGGAAGATCAGCTCGTCATTCCAAATGAAGCGATCCGTCTTAGAATTCTAGCAAATAGTGATAGAGAAGCAGATCAAGTACTGAAACGCCAGGTGAGAGATGCGGTAAATGCCGAAATTACTAATTGGGTAGAAGAGTTAACCTCTATTGATGAGGCAAGAAATTTACTTCAATCCAAGCTGCCGGAAATTCAAGAAATTGCAGAACAAGTAGTAGCAGAAAGCCAATCGGAACAAGAGGTGAAGGTTAACTTCAGCAAGGTAGACTTTCCAACGAAGCTTTACGGGCAATTCCTTTATCCAGCAGGTGAGTATGAAGCAATCTTGATTTCACTTGGTGACGCGCAAGGGGCTAACTGGTGGTGTGTATTATTCCCGCCGCTATGCTTTCTCGATTTCTCAAATGGGGTAGCGGTAAGTGATGGATTTGAAGAAGAGGGAACGAAAGAAACTGCGGCAGCTGCCGATAACAAGCAAGAGAAAGAAGAGAAGACACCACCTGTCTATACGGAAGAAGATGAACAGCCTGTAAAGGTGAAGTTCTTTCTAGTCGAGCTTTGGGAGAAAATTTTCGGATAA